A stretch of the Papaver somniferum cultivar HN1 chromosome 6, ASM357369v1, whole genome shotgun sequence genome encodes the following:
- the LOC113288569 gene encoding uncharacterized protein LOC113288569: MGDKEDIDEKVNQKLWMLITGDLTKLLNGVIESLGVVTDKIQLVKDFTNEFVKLESQLAKALLSYLHLVNAEMANRLRSDLEKDDVHFNNMMIIYAAKRRGNLRTHLEIIRQHFTDLEKDDSSLYEQKLLDGMADSIVLIKTDLLVSQPMTTNKEIDIDGRKLVVDLLRLSHIILPILEELNPFYSNHIQQFGDEDLKHAKESEEFLLPCLYDLIETLIEYLRRFKQPQKLDENLYKFHKLTNRQASLRVPSRLVNEKVLENRRNVVRLLGNLRKKLSNATDIYQERWYKLLVQLLQAVKNDIRTASSSPPPSSSEDDSSLSLESPEDDSSPSFESPEDDSSSSPERCQKGIPQKGSPMKRVAIHQSRECSDGELLKMADCIPDAYKFIDIDTPERSNTSLNCDFKAAFEKVNFPHDGFLTGLLDQEGNRADELVEPSEAGTTPPTAMAPQ, from the coding sequence AtgggtgataaagaagatattgatgaAAAGGTGAATCAGAAGTTGTGGATGTTAATAACTGGGGATTTAACTAAATTGCTAAATGGGGTTATTGAAAGTTTGGGAGTTGTTACAGATAAGATTCAACTGGTTAAAGATTTTACCAATGAGTTTGTAAAACTAGAAAGTCAATTGGCTAAAGCATTATTATCTTACCTACATCTAGTAAATGCGGAAATGGCAAATAGACTTAGATCAGATTTAGAGAAAGATGATGTACATTTCAACAATATGATGATTATATATGCTGCGAAAAGGCGTGGGAATTTACGAACTCATCTTGAGATAATCCGCCAGCATTTTACAGATTTGGAGAAGGATGATTCGTCATTATATGAGCAGAAATTGTTAGATGGAATGGCTGACTCCATCGTGTTGATTAAAACAGACCTATTGGTTTCTCAACCAATGACGACCAATAAAGAGATAGATATAGATGGGAGGAAGCTAGTTGTGGATTTATTGCGATTATCGCACATTATACTACCTATCTTAGAGGAGCTGAATCCGTTTTATTCCAACCATATACAACAATTTGGTGATGAAGATTTAAAGCATGCCAAGGAAAGTGAAGAGTTCCTCTTACCTTGCCTTTACGATTTAATTGAAACATTGATTGAGTATCTTCGCCGTTTCAAGCAACCACAAAAGCTTGACGAGAATCTATACAAGTTTCACAAGTTGACAAATCGACAAGCATCGTTAAGGGTTCCCAGTCGTCTCGTGAATGAAAAAGTTCTAGAAAATCGTCGTAACGTCGTTCGTCTACTTGGGAATCTACGCAAAAAGCTATCAAACGCTACTGACATCTATCAAGAAAGGTGGTACAAGCTCTTGGTTCAACTATTGCAAGCTGTGAAGAACGACATCAGAACAGCATCTTCATCTCCTCCTCCATCATCTTCTGAGGAtgattcttctctttctctcgaATCTCCTGAGGatgattcttctccttctttCGAATCTCCTGaggatgattcttcttcttctcctgaacGCTGCCAGAAGGGTATTCCTCAGAAGGGTAGTCCTATGAAGCGGGTTGCTATTCATCAATCTCGTGAATGTAGTGATGGCGAGCTTTTGAAGATGGCTGATTGCATTCCAGATGCCTACAAGTTTATTGATATTGACACTCCTGAAAGGAGTAATACTTCTTTGAATTGTGACTTTAAGGCGGCTTTTGAGAAAGTTAACTTCCCCCACGATGGTTTTCTTACTGGACTGTTGGATCAAGAAGGCAATCGAGCGGATGAACTTGTTGAACCGTCGGAAGCAGGAACAACACCACCAACAGCAATGGCACCCCAGTAG